In Musa acuminata AAA Group cultivar baxijiao chromosome BXJ2-3, Cavendish_Baxijiao_AAA, whole genome shotgun sequence, the following proteins share a genomic window:
- the LOC135606917 gene encoding heavy metal-associated isoprenylated plant protein 23-like has protein sequence MGGTLECFSNFLGSGRRHKKRKQFQTVELKVRMDCEGCELKVRNALSTMRGVQSVDINRKQYKVTVTGYVEPHKVIKRVQSTGKKAELWPYVPYNLVAHPYVAPTYDKKAPPGYVRNMEVIAVSSQVVRPEDQLTSLFSDDNPNACSIM, from the exons ATGGGAGGCACCCTGGAATGCTTCTCCAACTTTCTGGGAAGTGGCCGCAGGCACAAGAAGAGGAAGCAGTTTCAGACGGTGGAGCTCAAGGTCAGGATGGACTGCGAGGGCTGTGAGCTGAAAGTTAGAAATGCGCTCTCCACCATGAGAG GAGTGCAGTCGGTGGACATCAACAGAAAGCAATACAAGGTGACGGTGACGGGCTATGTTGAGCCACACAAGGTGATCAAGAGGGTTCAATCCACCGGGAAGAAGGCTGAGCTCTGGCCTTACGTTCCTTACAACCTGGTTGCCCACCCGTACGTTGCCCCAACCTACGACAAGAAGGCACCCCCTGGGTATGTCAGGAATATGGAGGTCATTGCAGTCTCCAGCCAAGTGGTCAGGCCGGAGGACCAGCTTACCTCTCTATTCAGCGATGACAACCCGAATGCCTGCTCCATTATGTAG
- the LOC135606400 gene encoding agamous-like MADS-box protein AGL104, translated as MGRVKLQIKRIENNTNRQVTFSKRRNGLIKKAYELSVLCDIDIALIMFSPSGRLSHFSGRRRIEDVLARYVNLPENDRGGVVQNREFVINTLKKLKCENDTAALVNPGVVNSNAEELQQEICRYQQQLQLMEQRLRFFEPDPLSFTSITDLESCEKFVMEALQRVTARKEYLLSNHLSPYDPSTTSMQMYLQPQQERLPDPYGNEMVQWVPEGASNPSHQIFVGSDPLMDLREHAIYDSIAPQSMGLQLDPGAAGCHVGNQHDTSWHQGYTSTEFLSALIPSPPYPLIQHPMGPADLPTMVPHEQVQGMAGCPSVPVDDGGAATNTYDGNAAPANVR; from the exons ATGGGTCGAGTTAAGCTCCAGATAAAGAGGATAGAGAACAACACCAATCGCCAGGTGACCTTCTCCAAGCGTCGAAATGGCCTCATCAAGAAGGCCTACGAGCTGTCCGTCCTGTGCGACATCGACATCGCTCTCATCATGTTCTCCCCCTCCGGACGCCTCAGCCATTTCTCCGGACGAAGAAG GATCGAAGACGTACTTGCTAGATACGTGAATCTCCCAGAGAACGATAGGGGAGG GGTGGTCCAGAATCGAGAG TTCGTGATTAACACATTGAAAAAGCTCAAGTGCGAGAACGACACGGCTGCCCTCGTCAA TCCTGGGGTGGTCAACTCCAACGCAGAG GAGCTTCAACAGGAGATTTGTCGGTATCAACAACAGCTACAGCTTATGGAGCAACGCTTAAG GTTTTTTGAACCTGATCCTCTTAGCTTCACATCCATCACTGATCTCGAGTCATGCGAGAAGTTCGTCATGGAAGCATTGCAGCGTGTTACGGCAAGAAAG GAATATTTGCTGAGTAATCATCTGTCCCCGTATGATCCCTCAACTACAAGCATGCAG ATGTACCTGCAGCCGCAGCAGGAACGACTGCCCGACCCATACGGGAACGAGATGGTGCAGTGGGTCCCGGAGGGAGCGTCGAACCCCAGCCACCAGATCTTCGTTGGGTCCGATCCTTTGATGGACCTCAG GGAACACGCGATCTACGACTCGATCGCGCCGCAGAGCATGGGCCTGCAGCTGGACCCCGGCGCGGCTGGATGCCACGTCGGCAACCAGCACGATACATCATGGCACCAGGGGTACACCTCCACGGAGTTCCTGTCCGCCCTCATTCCCTCACCGCCCTACCCGCTGATTCAG CACCCGATGGGGCCGGCGGATTTGCCGACGATGGTGCCGCACGAGCAGGTGCAGGGGATGGCCGGCTGCCCGAGCGTGCCCGTGGACGACGGAGGCGCAGCTACCAACACGTACGACGGCAATGCTGCTCCGGCGAACGTGCGTTGA
- the LOC103977345 gene encoding protein EPIDERMAL PATTERNING FACTOR 2-like, with amino-acid sequence MKKRTPSWGVCLLGALFLLSTVCAGLRPNPDAMTAASDDRDNRRKAQDDLISKETGADGILKGLYATGSSLPDCSHACGPCVPCKRVMVIFKCSLAESCPVGYRCTCDGKYYHVPSN; translated from the exons ATGAAGAAGCGCACTCCATCTTGGGGGGTGTGCCTTCTCGGTGCTCTCTTCTTGCTCTCGACCGTGTGCGCAGGACTACGGCCGAATCCAG ATGCCATGACGGCGGCCTCCGATGACAGAGACAACCGAAGAAAAGCACAAGATGATCTGATATCGAAG GAAACCGGAGCAGATGGGATCCTCAAAGGACTCTACGCGACGGGTTCGAGCTTGCCGGACTGCTCGCACGCATGCGGGCCGTGCGTCCCGTGCAAAAGGGTGATGGTGATCTTCAAGTGCTCTCTCGCCGAGTCCTGCCCCGTCGGCTACCGATGCACCTGCGACGGCAAATACTACCATGTTCCTTCCAACTGA
- the LOC103976937 gene encoding pentatricopeptide repeat-containing protein At4g18520, chloroplastic: MLLSPPSLEIPLFQPYHILLHPHPLLPTKRTASCSASQRSSRHSLPPKSLRLLTEIPSFAADVEPIPDSFYSAARDPDDSSRGAAVVRRFDHGTLSSLLLSCSNLKAVKCLHAAAVRSSDASVTFVVNNLISAYVRFRELVAARKLFDGMPKRNVVSWTAMISGCLKMGLDDEVLRLFEALIESHVEANSLTYVCLLKSCGNLLEFELGRQIHSCVVKGNWSNKIVDSALVYFYAECGDLLCSSRVFARMSSKDVVTWTTMITAHVQRGHGYEALSMFQEMQHLGFSPNEFTVCSILKACGELKELRFGKQLHGAIVKKKFKEDVYVGSSLVNMYARCDEVLDARTVFDMMPKRNTITWTSLISGYSRCGLGEEAILLFRRMKRRRVFANNLTVVSILSACGSIGSLCLGKEVHAQIIKNSDIGNIHIGSTLIWFYCKYGEYAYAARVLEAMPAKDVISWTAIISGLTSLGHGSEALEFLNDMLLEGVEPNPFTYSSALKACSKLEAITSGKWLHACVSKTSSLSNVFVGSALIDMYMRCGCTSDALRVFDTMQERNLVSWKMMVIGYAKNGLCQEALKFMYRMQEEGLYIDDYVLATVFGACGDVKWQLESPPTSCIVSS; this comes from the coding sequence ATGCTGCTGTCACCTCCCTCCCTAGAAATCCCTCTGTTCCAACCTTATCACATCCTCCTCCACCCGCACCCTCTTCTCCCCACCAAGCGCACAGCAAGTTGCAGCGCCTCTCAGAGGAGTAGCCGGCACAGCTTGCCGCCTAAATCGTTACGTCTTCTCACCGAAATCCCTTCTTTTGCCGCCGACGTCGAACCAATCCCCGACTCTTTTTATTCCGCCGCCCGTGACCCAGATGACAGCTCGCGGGGTGCCGCCGTCGTTCGCAGGTTCGATCACGGAACgctttcttccctcctcctctcgTGCTCCAACTTGAAGGCTGTCAAGTGCTTGCACGCGGCCGCCGTCAGGTCGTCCGATGCCTCTGTTACGTTCGTCGTTAACAACCTGATTAGTGCTTACGTGAGATTCCGTGAGCTGGTCGCAGCCAGGAAGCTGTTCGATGGAATGCCCAAAAGGAATGTCGTTTCTTGGACGGCCATGATCAGTGGGTGTCTTAAGATGGGCCTTGACGACGAAGTTCTGCGTCTGTTCGAGGCACTGATCGAAAGCCATGTCGAGGCTAATAGCTTGACGTATGTTTGCTTGTTGAAGTCATGTGGTAATTTATTGGAATTTGAACTTGGGAGACAGATTCATTCTTGTGTTGTCAAAGGGAATTGGAGCAACAAGATTGTAGACAGCGCACTCGTGTACTTTTATGCAGAGTGCGGTGATCTTCTCTGTTCTTCTAGAGTGTTTGCTAGGATGTCCTCCAAGGATGTTGTTACTTGGACTACCATGATCACGGCTCACGTGCAACGTGGGCATGGATATGAAGCATTGTCGATGTTTCAGGAGATGCAGCACCTGGGTTTTTCTCCAAATGAGTTCACTGTTTGTAGTATCCTGAAGGCTTGTGGAGAACTGAAGGAGTTGAGGTTTGGGAAGCAGCTGCATGGTGCTATAGTGAAGAAAAAGTTCAAAGAAGATGTGTATGTTGGGAGTTCTCTGGTTAACATGTATGCAAGGTGTGATGAGGTGTTGGATGCTAGAACAGTCTTCGATATGATGCCGAAGAGAAACACAATCACATGGACTTCGTTAATATCTGGTTATTCACGTTGTGGCCTCGGAGAGGAGGCCATTCTTTTATTTCGAAGGATGAAGAGGCGCCGTGTATTTGCTAACAATCTTACCGTCGTTAGTATTCTTAGTGCTTGTGGTTCCATAGGATCTTTATGTCTTGGAAAAGAAGTTCATGCACAGATAATAAAGAATTCCGACATTGGAAACATTCACATTGGGAGCACGCTCATTTGGTTCTATTGTAAATACGGGGAGTATGCTTACGCTGCAAGAGTTTTAGAAGCTATGCCAGCAAAAGATGTCATTTCATGGACTGCAATTATCTCGGGTCTCACCAGTCTTGGCCATGGCTCAGAGGCACTGGAATTCTTGAATGATATGTTATTGGAAGGTGTGGAACCAAACCCCTTCACTTATTCTTCTGCTTTAAAAGCCTGTTCGAAGCTGGAAGCTATCACTTCTGGTAAATGGCTCCATGCCTGTGTGAGTAAGACCAGCAGTCTGTCAAATGTGTTTGTGGGCAGTGCACTGATTGATATGTACATGAGGTGTGGCTGCACTTCAGATGCTTTGAGAGTCTTTGATACCATGCAAGAACGGAATCTGGTTTCTTGGAAGATGATGGTCATAGGTTATGCTAAAAACGGGCTTTGCCAGGAAGCTTTAAAGTTTATGTACCGAATGCAAGAAGAGGGATTATACATAGATGACTATGTCCTTGCGACAGTTTTTGGCGCATGTGGAGATGTCAAGTGGCAATTAGAAAGCCCTCCAACTTCTTGCATAGTGTCAAGTTGA